The following DNA comes from Anopheles arabiensis isolate DONGOLA chromosome 3, AaraD3, whole genome shotgun sequence.
GAACGCTTCCGGAACAATTACCTAATGATATGGTTTTCTAAACgtttcggccgtttttttcttcttctctccacTCCTTTCTTTGTGGAGTAAACTTTGCATGTTTCCTTCTTAATGTTACTTCCGCTTCGGAACTCGCTTGGTATCGTATGTGTGCGGGGTGTTTTTTAGACACTGAGAAATTGCCCGCAACAGACAGAGTAAACCCAAGAGCTctctatctgtgtgtgtgtatgtttgtaggTAGAGCCCACCGTGTACTCCTCCAAACCCCGAATGAATTATGATAGAATCATTCAGTAGGAAAAAGACCAGGGGTTGCTCCTCACTTCTACATTTATAGCTCCCCAATAACCCCACATTAAGAGAACCCCGTAGAAGAAGGGTTAAAATCACTCACTCTACCCCTGTAGTAGTAAGGGACAGTAAGGCAGAACCTCCGCAACCTCCTACcatacacaacacactcaTAGTGTTACGGCGTTGCGCTGTGTGCCCCTTTGCCGAAACGGAAGCAACCAATTAATGAATGGTTCTGTATAATTTATGCCCCGCCTCCGCTTCATCAAAACCCAGACTGCTGCTACCACCAACCTGGCTAGTCCCGGCACTCCCCCAGTGTAAGGTAAACCCTAATGCGGCGTGCCATTATTTTATACCTCTCGAACCATATCACCCTTCTAGGAAGGCTCTTGAGGGGCTTGtctcgggggggggggggggggaagactATCTACGAGAAGGCGCCGGTGGTTTGGTTTAGTTTTGTGTGAGACATTACGAGTGGTATTGAGAAAATCGAGTCCTCTACAGGTGTGAATGAATGTCTACTTTTTGTACAGCTTTGTAAATTATGACAAATAGATAGAAACATATTTAGATGCAAATGCCTTGAGTGTTATAgccaattaaaaataaatttgatttatcTACATATAGGGTAGCAGTTTACCTTTGTTTAACGATCATAGCAAACGACtatttttggtccttcgaaccggatttttgtttgtttggttgagcAAGCCCAAAACGAAGCGTAAGTTATTGACTTCCTAAACGTGATCATTTTTTAAAGCATCCCCTTCTTTAAAACGCTTTTTATGTCTTACGACCCTCAACACATAAAAATATGctacattacaaaaaaaaacataattcgtTAAGCagacaccatcatcatcattaccctAGAGTGTAGTGAAGGTAAACCCCAACGAtgcatgttttgcttttgacaTCCATAAAGAATTAATTTCCATATTGATTGGTTTCttgtctctctatctctctgtgtatgtgttatCGTCTGAACAAAAGCTCAAGCGacataaacattttttatggCAGACCCAAAGCATAAATCATAACCTTCGCGAGCGAACCGGGGAGGACTACCACAGGGAAAGTAGTTGATGGGCATGTAAATGGAAAAAGGTAACACCAAACACAATACTTGTAGGAGAGGATAATGGCAAATTACACGACATACAAATGTACAAGAGGATACATTCAGTTGCCGGAAGATGGGAGGGAAAGTCCGTGACAGTCTTCAGTCTGTTGTGTCTTGCCGGAGAATATGTTTAAAAATCGAACAACTGTGAACAACTGAagtcaacaaaaaacaaaacaaatcaacgaGCTTAAACGTAAAGGCAAATGTTTCTCCCACTCTACCACATTTCTTCTTCACTCGTCTATCTCAAGCGATTGTAATGCACTtcctgtaaacaaaaaactcgCTGTGGATGCTGTGTGTCCTCTCCACCATCGTCTGAGGCGCTCGAGGCGAGAAAAGGAACAGCGttatgtgtgtttctgttcCTACAACGTGCAGTCGAGGCGAATTTTGGGCGCATGGCCAATTGAGTAGGAGGGTAGTATGTTTCTTGCCGGTACCACCTACCACTCCTCCCTTATCTCCCCGACCGAGTTCGAGTCGGTCATTGGACCGAAAACCAAGGTCATGCATTGACTGTGAAAAGCGATCTCCTCCTCTacactcctttttttttggtttagttGTTTCacgcttttgctgctgcgcgATCGTTCGCGATCATACGCAGGAACTTGCTCCGTTGGGTCCGCCGCGTTTGttatctctttcgctctctttcgctctttctcgcttGTTTTGGGGCTCTGGCTTCAATCCTTCATTCCCCCGGGCCACTATTTATGGGCTtctcgtcgtcgccgtcgtcgtcgtcgtgagCTGAGTTGCATATCCTTGCGGCGGCAATAGCTCCATCCTTCTTTCGTTGCTGTTTGCTCCCTTTTCCCATCTGCTGCGTCGTTCGTGTCCCATTGCTTACGGTCAGGGCCGCACCAGACCAGTTCCTTTTGGCTGATGGTTCTTTCcctctgggtgtgtgtatttgtgtgcttgtgtgtgtgtttgtggaagtGCGCCGATCTTCCGTTTTCCGTCCCAGTAGTGCCCAGTTCCAGTTCACTCGCTCATCTGTTTTTATCGTCTCCGTTGTTCATTGTGTACCTTCCTTCGCTTCCTCTTTTTCCTTTAAACCCAATCATTATGGCCTTCGTTCAttcgtttatgtgtgtgtgtgtgtgtttttatgcctcttcaaatcatttttttctcttacttTGATTAACTTTATAACATTTTCACCATCTTTTTCGCCCTTCGCGCGCACCACTTCAATGAGCGCCCAGGGTTCTGGGGTTCTGTTTCTCCCTTCATTTTTACCTCATCGATTCCGTGTCCCTCGTTGCGTTGttgcgtgtatgtgttggtGTATTAAGGGCGGCGGGTTTTTTTACATGCGTTGTTATTTAACATTTTGTCCAATTTTACTTAATCGCCACACTTTGTTATGcctcgttttttgtgtttcttgttccttcttttttgcttaattttctCATTTCTTTCGCATCTTTTCCAACCTGCCACTTATACCACAtgcaagtgtgtgcgtgcgagaGGGGAGGTAAGGTtatgtgttgatttttttgctgttgctttgtaCTTCTCTCTTCGTGCTCCGTTTGTTGCTcgatttttgctttctttcattCCTTTCTCGTTCGTTGCTAAGCTGTGCCTTgggttggtttgattttgaaaattcgCGCTTTTGTCCGCGCATGCTATCGCCCGTGTTCTAATCGCTAATACTCGTCAtggggtgtttgtgtgtttggccgGGGCCGGCATAGTTATAGCGTTTGTTTTCCGAATTCTTCTGTCTCGTCGTTTCACacaatctgctgctgctgctgctctttccCTTCTCGCCATTCATTCGGCGGCGTGGCTAGTTAACATTCCGCGCGCAGCTTTTTCCCGGATtggcaaatattttaaagCTCTTTATGTCACCGATGAAGGGGGTGGTAGGGGGGACGGAAGGAGACGGAAGGCAGACAGAGTTCGCACATGGCACTAAATTGTTCAACCACggtgaaaagtgttgtttGCCTGCAGGGTGGCGGCGTGCGTTGTGCGAAACCTTTCTTTCAAGCAACTGCCGGCCggtatgggtttttttttatggtcaATGAATTTCATTAGAATATCTTATCATTTGACTGTTGCTATTAGTTGAGATTGTTTTCGTAATGTTCCTTTCGTAAATACAACTAGCTTTTACGAATAGACAGTGGTGTGGTCCTGGTACAAAATTAATTAAGGCATATTATACAGACGATTGTTCGTGCTTAATTATAGGagtcattttttaaattcagcATAACTTTCTTAGagcaaaaaaatattcttAGATAGCAAATAGGACTATTTGAATCAATGGATAGTTAATAACGAATATATGATTTCAGTTTAATTGCGTttgatattgaaaaaaaaaactatttaaaatgtccttttgttttacaacaaaagaTGCATAAAAGGCatttaattgatttgtttattatttctgTGAGTGATTTTAAAGCAGAGTATGTTAGCTAAAGCAAACCGATTAGCCAGTACGCGTAATCGCATCTGTGTCGAACATATAATCAATAAACCTACAATGCCCAGTGGTAACTCCCTTGGCAATGGCATTCCCCCTCCGCCGGGGATAGATAATCAAATGGTTCTCCCAATAAACGAAACTGATGGAATCACCAATAAAATGTCGTTCGACTATGAACACGCTACTCCCTATCCCCTCTCCAAAACAGGCGTTTTGCTCTTCATTTATGCTTTCAACATAACCAacctgcagcagcaaccaacCCCATTCCACATACTATTGCGTATGTTGCCCTTGCGTGcattggtgcactgctatcaaccaacataataataatattaataatagtaataataataagggAAAATATCAAAAACGCACGCAAAATTTCCTAAAACCTTACCGCACGTCCCTCCCGTGCGCTAGAATCGCTTTCACGCGCGCTCGCTGTTCTGTATGCGTGTTTACCAGCCCCCAGCCCATTAACATGGTGTAGCCACAAACGGGGGAAAGAGCCGTTCGGGACGGGGCCACACGGGGGCATGTTTTTAATGGGTAcgcataaaattaattaaattcatttcccCATAAATTctaccgtcgtcgtcgtcgtcgtcgtcgaaaACTCTCGCTACTCCCCCGGGCCGTCCCGATTTGTTTTGACCATTTGCCTCTCGCTAGAACCCCAGTGTGTGAACCTCCACTCCTCCTCGCACCCCTGTCGGTGTGTTAAAACGGAGCTATTTTATTATGCGGGATGTTTGCCTCACCACCCAACATTTGCGTGCggcgtctctctctctctcctgcccTGTGTTCCATTACGAAATCCTGAGGTTGGTtggggggaagggagggatTGAAATCCTGAGCGCACAGGTTGTGTTCTGGCAAAATATAATGTTCAGGAATGTGAGTTCCCATGGCAGTTTGCGTTGCGTCGGCCTGCGACGGACGGTCTGGTTCCAGTGTTTGTGTTCAGGATTGCTACGGCTGCATTCCAGCAGTGTCAAGCAGGACAGTCGTAAACGCGCTTGTGACGCTGCAATGCTGCTATAATTCGAGGGAGCTTTTCCgatgttttattcaaaatcaGAACCTACATTTTCAGTCAGTAACCAATATTAGCGATTTTATAGTTCACACCGATTGTACCATAAACCATCTTTACTCTTCTTGGGGGCGCATACTTACGCCTCTTACGGAAGATCTCTAATTATGAACACGATGAGAATGATAATCATAATCGTGCCATGATGATGGGAGAGttagaaagaaggaaaaaaaggaaggtaCGCTTATTTTATTTCCTCACTTTTCTCCCTCTTCTCAAACCTTCCAGTAGAGTAGCGCAAAATCATGCTTCCTTCGATAATATATAAAAGGGGGAGTGTGGTGGCAAAGTACGCGCAAGATAAATAATGAACTTTTCCTAACTTCATCTCGAActcccatcatcatctttcGCTGGATAGACAATGCTGCTGCCTCGCTCCACACCTGTACGAAGGAAGAAATGACTGGTGTGTGGACCCCAGCATTTCCAAATATTCTCCCGATGATAAATGGTGCCTAAGTGTTTCTTGAGCGTGCGTAATGAGTTTGGTCTTGTGGGCGgagaggggagagggggaTAAGGTAGGAAGCCCTTCGGAAATAATACAAAACTGGCGGTGGGATGCTGCTTGCTGCGTACAAGCCAACATCACCTTAACAACTGTGCTGCAGCTAGGTAATCGTTTTCCTGTACCgagtttgttgttgtctgcGGTTACGGATACACAGGGTCCGTGTATTCCTTTCGCCTGTCTCAGTCTTGTGTGTAACTTTGTTGCGATGTCCGATCCACCTACAGGaacctttttcccccttccttTATTCGGGTCGTGTAGATCGGAACAAAAGCTTCCTTTTGGACGGgactaatgtgtgtgtgtatgttgtgctCTGGTGGAACCAAGATTGTGTGTCGAATTTGGTCGATTTTCGGTAGAGGGAAATGGGTGAGTCTCCCTCAAGAACGCGGGAAAGTATTTCGAATAACGTCTATTGGTTTTCGGACCCAATTCGGGCGGTCCAGAAAAAAACGCCCGGAAGGAATGCTCCGGAGCAACAACATAGCATAACGAAACGAATGAGAGTGAAATTTTGGTCTTACTCTTACGTATGCGTATGTATGTAGGAATTTCATTTAACTTTACACGCTTGCGTCCCCATGAGAAACGTATCCCATCGAGGTAGAAATGTTTCCGTTCGGCGGAGGGGTTACGGTCAACGTTCGGTATGGAATGCATGGTGGAAAGAAGAAGTTAACAATCATCAATAAGACAATAAGAATTGAAGGTTCCGCACACATTGTAGTCAATGTTGTTGTctgatttaattattatttttttataatatagCTATCATCGTGCTTATGATGAAGCTTACAGGTGCCTTTATTTATACTAGCTTTTCTTTAACTTATTCTATGTCATTTAACAGAAAGTTACAATTTATGAAGATATTTACACTAGCTACTAGCCGatacttttttaaattctttttttatttgataaaaaGCTACACCTTTTTGACAGTTGTTAgctcttctatttggcgtaacgtcctacaaagacatgccggcctatacagatTTTCGCGACTTAATTCAGTACCACCGGATtaccggatagtcaatccttgctacggtgGGACGGTTCAccctaggcttgaacccatgacgggcatgttgttgagaCGTTAGAGTTCACGACTGTatcacgggaccgcccctGGTGTACAGTTGTTAGTTGTACAGTCTGAATCAATCGCAGAATATATTCttagtaaaaatataaaatgaaagtgaaaataaggaaaaaaCAGTGACTGAATATAAACCTTGcaacattttaaacatttgtttgtaaatgttttgtataattaaataattgtgCTATCAAACAGATCAGCTTCTCATAACGTATTGGTTGATGTACCGAAGAAGCGGAAGATTTAATATTGAATGGAATTTCCCTAACTTCTGACAGCTGCCTTCAACGAAGAAGAACTACGAACCAAAATTCCAACGCTTTTCGGGCTGAAATTCAGGTGAGAAGCTCTTGTAGAGTTTCTGCCTTCGCTCGTGCATCCGTAGCACCTTCAACTCCATTACCACCAAACGCCAGCCGCCAAGCACTCAGGACGGGGGAGCATTCAGCAGCTAATGAAACAAACTCACCAGCCAACGAGGGGGAGAGGAGGTTAAGAAAAAGGATTCCCACTCAGCCGCaccagaacacacacacacacgtacgtacGTACACAATGTCTGCGCGCTGAAGTGTATGGAGTGTAAGCTAAAGGAAAGAGACCGAACTTGATCTTGCCATGTATAATGTTGCGGCGGGACCACAAACCAAACTCACCTCACCTCACACAATGGCATCACCCCATCGTCCCCATGTGTTTTGTGCAGCACGCTGCTGGACTTGGACTTTGTGCTTTGTGCCGTGGCCCCGACTCCCCACGGGTCAGTTGgctgtgttgtgctgtgcgtCTGTGAAGGTTCCAGCGAGGAGCATAACGCGCGCGGGCCCGTttggtgtgttgctgctgatgctttCTGCTGTGTGCGTCCATCTATCTGAAGTCATGCGCATAAACATTGGCTACTTTCGCGCTTCGTTTCATGCCCCCGagctcagtgtgtgtgtgtgtgtgtgagagccaGGAGTGGAGTGGATTGGAAGGCATCGGAGAAAAGGGGAGCAGAGAGCGTATGTTTTCATGAATAAAACATTGCAATTCTACCATGCTTACGCCCTTCCCTCGGGCACCACCTCGGTCGATTTCGTAGGCCCCGATGTATGCCATGTATATCCCGACACGGTGGGACACGGTTTTCCAGTTGATGTCTCTAACCACTCTGGCGAGAGGCCAACTATTCCCTGCCCGATCATCCATCATCCTGTATTTGCGGGTACCGATACCTGTGCCCCTCGACCGCTAGTATCTATCGTTCAATTCCTTTTCAGAACCGGAAGAAGTGCGAATGCCTCCGAGTCTTCTTTTCATGCAAATTCTCCAATTCTTCCCAAAGTGTAGTGCCTTTCCACCTTGCCTGCGGAAAGAAGAGTGGAAGAAATTGCCCCGCCGGCCAGTCAGCCAGAGCCCAGGGTAACACAAAACACGCCCAGTATAAGCGGCCGTGCGGTTGACGTTTGAAAGCCCCCAGAGAAGCATGGCGGGAATAAAAGCGAAATTGATTTCCTCCACAGGTTTCTGGTTGGGGTGGTCGCTCGCGCTCGAACTTGGTCCAttaagttgtgtgtgtgcgcccgaAAGCAAAACCTGTTTACTGTGCCGTCTCCTTGACACTCTCCTAGGTTATTCCATTTAATGCGACTCCGGTCCACCTCTCGCTGTGTTGCTCCGTGCGAGTCATCTTGGTCCCTTGCTCTCTCGGTCAGTTGGGTCAACCGGGGCCCCCAATATTTCGCATTACTCACACagaccaacacacacatacgcacaggcaaaattacaaaatacTGTCGAGCGCGTTGCAAAACCCGCGAGACGAAGGACGACGATATCATCATCCTCTTCCCCACCAAGGAGCACAAAACGCGAAGaaacaaacgaagaaaaacTGTACCACAAAGAGGTCAATGAACGACCAAATATGAGCCCACCCACCTTCCCCTTGCCCTTGTTGGGCTCTGGAGAGAGGCAGGGAGCTCCGAGCAGACAGTCGACAGCAGCAGGAGGGCATAAGGAACTGGAACTGAATGGGAGTCTGTGTGACTCAAAGATGTGAATCTCAGCAaaccggattttttttttcgcgcgcgCATTCACGTACCGGTTCATATTTTTTTAGCTCTCTTTTCCATACGCTCTTTTTATCACTCCGTCTCTCCCTTACTGCCAGGGGTTTTAAACTACCTAAAATCATGATTTCCGCTACAGCTATTTAATTTTTGATTTCTAGATAAAAGCCCTATCATCTAACCAtcgttctttttctctctctttttggcAGCAGTCGCCGATTGTTagcttcctctctctctctctctgtactTGGGAAACGGTGACGGCTCGGTCCGATGCTGGCAAAGCAACAGCACGACATGGCGATGGTGTCGACGTCTGGTGGACAGTagcgaaaaaaacatgcaTCAGGAGGAAACGCTTTCGGTACAGCACCAATCTCAGCGACGACGCGGTGATCGAGGAAGAGGAGTGAAAGCACGGAAGGAAGGAACAGCAGCAGATAGAAGATGTCGTCGCCAGCCGTACTAGCTGGGACGCCGCACCGATAGCTGTGTGTGAGAAAGAACGAGCCTCCACTATTTAGCCGAACCCAATGCAGGAACCGGCAGTCGGTAGTAGCCACAGTTCGCAGGAGAATCGACGCAGCCGACGAAGACGTGGACGCAGAaaggaggagcagcagcagcaggtagcAGGTTCCGCGAGAACGGAATTTGAACGCAACGGGAACGGCACACTCGACTGAAGCGGAGAACCGAGCATGGCACCCCACACCCAAACCGCCGGTGGAGTAGGGGGCATCACGATAAAGCAACCATTTCAACGGCGTCAGTGGCCATACAACACGGTCAACACGGCCGGCACGGCAACGAATGCTGTAAccgccggcaccaccaccaccaccaccaacaacaacaacaacaatacgaCAAACGCTGCAGGCAGCGGCACCTCGACGCTGGCCGGTAACAACAACACTAGTATAAGCATAAGTAGTAATAGTAGCAACAGTGCCGCGGCCAACAGCAATGGCGGCGGTGCATCTCACACAACGGCAGCCGTTGCTGCGACTGGAACgacagcggcggcggcatcaAGCGCTGGAACGACGACGAgcgccacagcaacagcagccaccaTCACTGCCTTTGCGACGACCCAGTCACAGACGAATGGCAGTAGCTTCTCCACagccaacaacagcaacactgccacggctgctgccgccgccgtcgcACTGCTGCGGGTCGCTTCCGCCGGCACATCGGCCAGCCTGGCCGTGAGCCCGGCGAACAAGCTGAAGCGCCTGCAGCCGACGACGGTGACGGCATCGACGGCTGCCACCGCGCCCCCAACCACCACCGGTGTTCAGACAGACGGAACTGGAAAAAGcaatagcagcaacagcagcaatacCGGCGGCAGCATCCACCACcacgtggccgcctccgccAAACGGGCCCGCCCGAATCAGCAGGAGGGCGCGGGCAAGATTGTGTGTAAGTCAGTCGGCACGAACACGAACGGTCCGCCCGCACTGGTCGCGGTCAGCAGTGCTGCCAGCCAGAAAAAGTTGACGCAAATGGCGATCGTTGCGGCGAGCGCGGCcagccacaacaacaatagcCCCAGTCAGGCGGCGATGTTGATGAAGGCCGCTGCAACGTCCCTACCAGCGACGGCAGCgactaccaccaccaacacctcCGCCAGTATGCTGACGGCTGCCGCAGCCGCCACCGCCCTCACGGCGGACCTggcaaaggcaaacaaaatcaCGGGATACTTCAAGTCGCAGCTGAAACCGCCCAACACGTTCCAGAGCTTGAAGAAAAGCATCAAAACCGTTGCCGGACGTGCGTCGgcaatgcagcagcagaagcggaaGCAGCTTACGGACGGCTCCACGGAAGGCTGCCCGGAACTGACGGCCGCCTctaccgccaccaccagcagcaccacgacTACGATCAAACTGCCAATGAACGGAACGAGGACGACGGCCGGTCTCGTCAGCACTGCGACGAGCTCCAGCTCCTCCACCTCCACGCCGGCACCCTTCTCGGAGGTGGACGTGGAGAAGTATTTGAAGCTGTTTCAGCAGCAGACGACAGCACTGGGCAAACCGGCAAATGCAATATCACCAGCGACGGTAGCGCTGGAAGCGGTCGCTATAGCAACGCTGGCCGCATCTGAGGCGGCCGCCACTGCCAACACCACTAGCAGCAGTGCCagttcttcctcctcctcctcggtgGTAGCCACCTCCACCAACAGCAATGCGGCGATCGTGTCGAAAAAGGTGGAGCGCAAGACAGCACGCATCGCGCCGACCGTGTCGGCCACGCGCAAGATCAGCCACACCGTACAGGGCGGTCTTGGTGTGGGTGGAGCGTCCGTCGTAACCGGGCAGACAAAGAAGCCCATCAACATTGCGCCGCGCACCACCACGGTCAGCAGTACGACCGCGGTCTACCAGCACACGATCGTGGCGGCACCGGCGGCAACGAGCACtgccgccaccagcagcaacactaCCGCCAGCgtgcaccaccatcatcaggcGACTtcgacgacgaccaccaccacgcagAAGACTGAGCATCCCATGCTGCTGGGCAAAACGAATCCCTCGCCGCCGGTCCTGCTCACCACCATCCGTCTGCCGGCTGGTacggcgacggcggcggcgacggcggtCTCGCAACAACAGTCACAGCAGCAACCGACACTGCCAACCGTGTCGTCCCAGTCGCAAACGGTACAGACCGGTGCTACAACCCAGTATAAAACGATCGTTCCCCACCCACCAGTACCAGCCTCGTCCAGTGCTGGCgcctccaccgccgccgccactgcaACATCAAAGCCATTGTCGAGTTCAAAACATACGACAGCGGTCAATACGTCGGCCgccgacaccaccaccacgatcgCCCCAACGGCGGCCGTCTTTCAgtttcaccaccatcaccagctgACGGGAGGAGTGGGACCCGGCCAGATACCGAATCTGGTGCAGATCTCGAACCTACTTCCCCTGGCCCAACAGCCGCCAAAGCTAGCCGGCGGTGCTTCCCTCACGCTCACCACAGCGGCTAGCGCGGCCGCCatccagcaacaacagcaacaacagcagcagcaacaacaacaatcggcATCGGCCGCGGCCGCTGCCGCATTCGCATCCGCGCTCGGTACCGGCACCCCGACGGCTACGGCCGCCAACCTGCTAGTCAACGCGAACGGCCTTAGCAGCGGTGCAGCGGCCGGGCTGCTGCGTAGCGGAGCAACCGGAAGCAATGGCAACGCGTCCGGCCCGGCGGCTGGCCCAACGCCACAGCTCGTCATGAACGCGACCATCATCAAAATCCATCAaatacagcagcaacagcagcaggcggccgctgccgccgcccagCAAGcggcacagcagcaacagcagcagctgatggCAGCCGCGGCCAATTCGGTTGCGAACGCGGCAGCCGCAGCGGCAgccacccagcagcagcaaagcttCACCATGGAGGCGTCCGCGATGAACATGAACTTTAGCGGCATGTTTGCCACCAAACCGACCACCACGGTGGTGCCGTACTCGTGCCAGACAACGGCGGCCGGGCGCGCCACCGcctaccaccagcagcaggccgGCCCCCAGGCCCTGTACTCCTCGGCGCTGAACCACTTCGCCGCCGCCCAGCAGCACGCACAGCAGCATCATCCGCAGCAGCTGTTCATGACGCCCACGGGCGGGATATTCGTGAACGCGGCCGCCATCCCGGCGATGATCAGTTCGCAGCTGAGTGCGGCCTTCACCCAGGCGACGGCCAACATTCCCGCGCTGCATCCGCTGCAGCCGCCACTGCCAGCATCGTCGCAAGCCACGACGAGTGGCAGCGCAAACGGTGGcagtgccgccgccgcccccggACAGTTACCAAATATCACAGCTATCATCCAACAGAGCAACGGCGGAACGGCCGCTAGCGGCGGcagtgctgctgccgcccagcagcaacaacagcagcaacatcatcaccaccatcaccatcaactACTGGCGAACATTTCGCCTGCAATCCTCTCGAACCTGCAGGTAGCAACGGCGGCAGCGCTCGCCGGCGCTGGCACTGGTGTGAGTGCGAACAAGCTCGCTCTCGGACAGGCAACACCGGTGACGGGCGCTCAGTTTGTGCCAATCTCGGCTGCCGCTCACTACGGTGCCGGCACCACGATCTACGCAGCAGCACCGCAAACCCTCTCTATCGCGACGTCGATGCATcacgcacagcagcagcagcagcagcaacaacagcagcaacaacaacaacagcagctgcaacaccaacaacagcaacagcagcaacagcaagcaaTCCTGTCGGCGGGTGTCCAATCGCTCTCTCCGCCACCGCTCGTGGCCACCGTGCCAACgttcaccaccaccggcaaaccgatcatgaacgCCGTACTGAACGGAGTCTCGTCAGCGGTGTCGTCCGGTACAACACCTTCTTCCGGTGCGCAAAAGCTGTCCCTCGGTGGCGAACCGCCGGGCCTGGTGCCGGTACAGCTTTCGAAGCAACCGCCGGTTGTTTCGTCGGCTGCGGCCGCACCACTTCCCAAGCTGGTCCGTTCCGGGGCGCTCCCGGCGCGCAGCAACGGGTCCACGCAAACGTCCGCGATCGTTGTGCCGCCAGCCGCACCCACCTCACCGCCGGCGCTCAACCCGCTCACGGTGGATtgtggcagcagca
Coding sequences within:
- the LOC120899891 gene encoding zinc finger protein jing, whose translation is MAPHTQTAGGVGGITIKQPFQRRQWPYNTVNTAGTATNAVTAGTTTTTTNNNNNNTTNAAGSGTSTLAGNNNTSISISSNSSNSAAANSNGGGASHTTAAVAATGTTAAAASSAGTTTSATATAATITAFATTQSQTNGSSFSTANNSNTATAAAAAVALLRVASAGTSASLAVSPANKLKRLQPTTVTASTAATAPPTTTGVQTDGTGKSNSSNSSNTGGSIHHHVAASAKRARPNQQEGAGKIVCKSVGTNTNGPPALVAVSSAASQKKLTQMAIVAASAASHNNNSPSQAAMLMKAAATSLPATAATTTTNTSASMLTAAAAATALTADLAKANKITGYFKSQLKPPNTFQSLKKSIKTVAGRASAMQQQKRKQLTDGSTEGCPELTAASTATTSSTTTTIKLPMNGTRTTAGLVSTATSSSSSTSTPAPFSEVDVEKYLKLFQQQTTALGKPANAISPATVALEAVAIATLAASEAAATANTTSSSASSSSSSSVVATSTNSNAAIVSKKVERKTARIAPTVSATRKISHTVQGGLGVGGASVVTGQTKKPINIAPRTTTVSSTTAVYQHTIVAAPAATSTAATSSNTTASVHHHHQATSTTTTTTQKTEHPMLLGKTNPSPPVLLTTIRLPAGTATAAATAVSQQQSQQQPTLPTVSSQSQTVQTGATTQYKTIVPHPPVPASSSAGASTAAATATSKPLSSSKHTTAVNTSAADTTTTIAPTAAVFQFHHHHQLTGGVGPGQIPNLVQISNLLPLAQQPPKLAGGASLTLTTAASAAAIQQQQQQQQQQQQQSASAAAAAAFASALGTGTPTATAANLLVNANGLSSGAAAGLLRSGATGSNGNASGPAAGPTPQLVMNATIIKIHQIQQQQQQAAAAAAQQAAQQQQQQLMAAAANSVANAAAAAAATQQQQSFTMEASAMNMNFSGMFATKPTTTVVPYSCQTTAAGRATAYHQQQAGPQALYSSALNHFAAAQQHAQQHHPQQLFMTPTGGIFVNAAAIPAMISSQLSAAFTQATANIPALHPLQPPLPASSQATTSGSANGGSAAAAPGQLPNITAIIQQSNGGTAASGGSAAAAQQQQQQQHHHHHHHQLLANISPAILSNLQVATAAALAGAGTGVSANKLALGQATPVTGAQFVPISAAAHYGAGTTIYAAAPQTLSIATSMHHAQQQQQQQQQQQQQQQQLQHQQQQQQQQQAILSAGVQSLSPPPLVATVPTFTTTGKPIMNAVLNGVSSAVSSGTTPSSGAQKLSLGGEPPGLVPVQLSKQPPVVSSAAAAPLPKLVRSGALPARSNGSTQTSAIVVPPAAPTSPPALNPLTVDCGSSNDSGIVANSSDSEDKSLTIDLCSPGSPSDTSDTAKKGEEGDEEEEEDHHIHDHHHHHHHRHLHQRHHLHGSKDDTRTTTSSRSSPLSTSSSEDSEDLMIVDHHAPSAETNTTATVASVAVSPFPPPLRLLSDVAVAAAEAEAALHQQQQQQQQQTASVVHQQQHATTNSSVLELIRQKHEQQQQPDQSSMEQDEEEDTSSSNAKPEEQLLQQQEQQQQLQHEPMSVASSSSGTDLQEDYSAAPTPQSSSSSDGTLTSQEPKSSSQLDARHANASPSCSLSEQFSSHLSPPSIDTEMTLANPLAPEATCAKSPILSQPKTIRFPAPSGTAPHHNFGRKGFRRSGDGRLYGVCYWRDCDSKYDSNTQLLDHLQNAHVNTQKDGTGLYACLWDGCKVHNKESTKFNWLEKHVLSHACTKLHKCIFEGCGMRFASQPMLVKHVNSHVDVDRNSSGKRSSDPPVPKMLRKTGKKLRYRRQPWSARRFDFFDSGVMEGLQHRLIRLATIASGPGGAITFRGLQLSRRHIPSEGTEVLVRWYPADILPDEWLPELPAGEKFVKQVNIHSLSFEQQNELSDYLKHDRLNPTAATIVNPFIALHEHECALPVTTTTASGGSGSSSNLSSISSNSSCSWSNNSFSNCPTTEKRFNSRTAPKQQRKRSKPSGTGSSTGGSSITSTGFSSLFSTSLTSLSGGGGAGATTASNTAPSSCGSSSRDGSCGTMQLSSSCSSSSISFTSSSGSSSATSSGLVMKSSSSSSS